The sequence below is a genomic window from Desulfobacterales bacterium.
TCAAACCGGTAATGCGCCCAATTGACTCCGGTTCGTTTCTCAGCGGCAGGCGGATATTGTGCATTGACAATATGTTAGCCGCAGTGTATGCTTCAACTATTGTAAAAATCATTTTATTTCAAGGAGGAGTAATGTTTAAGCATATCATGGTAACTTTGGACGGTTCCAAAATCGCAGAGGAGAGTATCCCCGTCGCAATCGGCATGAGCAAAAAAATGGAAGCGAAAGTTGTTTTGTTACAGGTTGTCGAAGTTTTTTCTCTTCTGAAAGCGGATAAGGAAGCAGAAGAGAAAGCCCTTAAAAATACCGCACAAGAGTATTTAAATTCAATCAAAAGCAAAATTGAAAAAGAGGGGATTCAAACGGATATTGCCATTCTAACCGGAAAATCCAGTGTGGAAATTTGCAACTACGCCAAACAAAGCGGTGTGGATCTTATCATTATGACCGCTCATGGACGCAGTGGGCTCACGGGATGGGCTGTTGGTTCTGTTTCGGAAAAGGTCGTTCGGCATGCGTGTAAGCCGGTGCTTCTGTTGCGGTCCACTTTAAAGGAAGAGTAATCTCTGACGAAAGCGTTTTTAAAGAAAGTGGGACCTCTCGTAAAAAGGCGGAAGATAACTTTTTACGAGAGGTCTTATTTTTCCGGTTTAAAAACAAACGCTATGTTTGATGGCACCTGTTCGAAGGACAACAGGGAAAAAAATCACAACAATTCTGACAGCCAATAAGCACCAACGATTATCACGGTAATGGCTACTGTCCAAAGTTCATATACCACGCGCCAGGGCTTGGGTTTCCATTTCAATTCCATAAAATAGATGAAAACGAGACGCACCTTGAACGCGGCGATCAATATCACGGCGGTGGCTGCGATTTTTGCTGGATTTGCCTGATGCTCTGCGAGCCACCAGCTCAGGATGGTCACGGCCATCAGGGTCAACCAGACCCTTGTGGCGGGAAGACGAAACACGTTGTTGCTCATGATGAAGCCCTCAATAGGTAAAGCATGGGAAAAAGAACAATCCAGAGCATATCCACCATATGCCAGTAGCTGCCGCTGGATTCAATCCATACGAGGTATTTATTGTCGATCGGCTCACGCCGCGCTTTGAAAAAACACACCAACATCACACCCATTCCGGCCAAAAAATGGATGAAATGAATGGCGGTAAACGCATAATAATAGGTGAAAAAAGGATTGGTCTGCGGTGTAATGCCGGCCTGAATTTTAATCGTATATTCGGTTATTTTTA
It includes:
- a CDS encoding universal stress protein: MCIDNMLAAVYASTIVKIILFQGGVMFKHIMVTLDGSKIAEESIPVAIGMSKKMEAKVVLLQVVEVFSLLKADKEAEEKALKNTAQEYLNSIKSKIEKEGIQTDIAILTGKSSVEICNYAKQSGVDLIIMTAHGRSGLTGWAVGSVSEKVVRHACKPVLLLRSTLKEE
- a CDS encoding cytochrome C oxidase subunit IV family protein, which codes for MSNNVFRLPATRVWLTLMAVTILSWWLAEHQANPAKIAATAVILIAAFKVRLVFIYFMELKWKPKPWRVVYELWTVAITVIIVGAYWLSELL